One segment of Acropora muricata isolate sample 2 chromosome 8, ASM3666990v1, whole genome shotgun sequence DNA contains the following:
- the LOC136925860 gene encoding membrane progestin receptor delta-like: MRSKSTGNDEGKASHIGNNNVRNSKDQHINRNNNNDKPNRLFNRDEVSPGFREPYIIRGYRKPNETFKESLQGIFRLNNETFNIWSHVLATLYFIVRYSILLLELRKPDSSQKDFFYPMLSSAIGTCTVFGMSSIAHIFNSKSEHMHSVFYFLDYAGISIYTYTSGQVMYFYNRPINTGWQVFESASLYTAIGASLSFLSTFLSCLVKYAFKRHKVYGAMARVVAVFAGWFNTVLSLVVGVTICTCHAVTTCQSFLPCNDTMVSHFKRHCFYSIAGGMIYGSRLPERLLPGKFDLIGNSHHFLHIFGALSTEYAFKILENALESRRHPENELLSKPLIDITAFDTILPTLIVFIGNFAISCWFARQVYKKVN, translated from the coding sequence ATGCGATCAAAGTCTACTGGTAACGACGAAGGAAAAGCGAGTCACATTGGAAATAATAATGTCCGTAACTCAAAAGATCAACACATAAACCGgaacaacaacaatgacaaaCCAAATCGGCTCTTTAACCGAGATGAAGTTTCGCCGGGTTTTCGCGAACCTTATATCATCAGAGGTTACAGAAAACCAAATGAAACCTTCAAGGAAAGCTTGCAGGGAATTTTTCGCCTCAACAACGAGACTTTCAATATATGGAGCCACGTTTTAGCAACGCTGTATTTCATCGTGCGATATTCGATTCTTTTGCTAGAGTTAAGAAAACCTGATTCCTCTCAGAAGGATTTCTTCTACCCAATGTTGTCATCTGCTATCGGAACTTGTACGGTCTTTGGGATGAGCTCCATTGCTCATATTTTCAACTCCAAATCGGAACATATGCACagtgttttttactttttagatTACGCCGGAATTAGCATATATACGTATACATCTGGCCAAGTCATGTATTTTTACAATCGACCAATCAACACTGGATGGCAAGTGTTCGAATCCGCTTCGCTGTACACAGCTATTGGTGCTTCCTTATCCTTCTTGTCCACTTTCTTGAGCTGTTTGGTCAAGTACGCCTTTAAACGTCACAAAGTATACGGTGCAATGGCCCGAGTTGTCGCAGTGTTCGCTGGCTGGTTCAACACGGTTTTGTCTCTAGTAGTTGGCGTTACAATTTGCACCTGTCACGCTGTCACGACATGTCAATCCTTTTTGCCCTGTAATGATACAATGGTTTCCCACTTTAAACGCCATTGTTTCTATTCTATCGCAGGTGGTATGATATATGGGAGTCGGCTTCCAGAACGCCTgcttccagggaaattcgatttGATAGGTAACAGTCATCATTTTCTGCATATTTTTGGTGCCTTGTCGACTGAATATGCctttaaaattcttgaaaacgCCTTGGAGAGTCGCAGACATCCTGAAAATGAACTCTTGTCAAAGCCGTTGATTGATATAACAGCATTCGATACCATACTTCCAACTTTGATAGTTTTTATTGGAAATTTCGCCATTTCTTGTTGGTTTGCAAGGCAAGTTTACAAAAAGGTTAATTAA
- the LOC136925863 gene encoding membrane progestin receptor gamma-A-like, whose product MITSRSGNNSSMKVSGDDGKKLLYEVNEVPKGLREPFIQSGYRRPYSTPWQCFKSLFYISNETFNVWSHLLTTSFFVVRYSMAFYHQAYSFSDPSIWPLLSSAIGTLTLYFTSSTAHLFCCMSEKGYKTCFFFDYAAISVYTFTSGQAMFFYIRPLNTNWMIFQSPLLYLSLAAIFSFLTTYGCCQTGALVNRFSAFLRVLPVLAAWINSILPFVVGVTLCTCHVSSTSCTSFSACHSVSLDYFFRHVICTVLAGFMYSTRLPERVLPGRFDLIGNSHHFLHIFVALGTEFAFKIVEFDIRHRKVWQERENILQEKTAEVTIANTVGAAILVMIINAGMALWFSRALRNSDTKHEKNN is encoded by the coding sequence ATGATTACTTCGAGGAGTGGAAACAACAGCAGCATGAAAGTTTCTGGCGACGACGGAAAAAAACTCCTTTATGAAGTCAATGAAGTACCAAAAGGACTTCGAGAACCTTTCATCCAATCTGGATACAGACGGCCCTACAGCACGCCATGGCAGTGCTTTAAAAGCTTGTTTTACATCAGCAACGAAACCTTCAATGTTTGGAGTCACCTTCTCACTACCTCCTTCTTTGTAGTTCgctattcaatggctttttatCACCAGGCGTACTCCTTCTCAGACCCTTCTATTTGGCCATTGCTCTCCTCTGCTATCGGAACTTTGACTCTGTATTTCACAAGTTCAACAGCTCATCTCTTCTGCTGTATGTCTGAAAAAGGCTACAAGACCTGTTTTTTCTTTGACTACGCAGCCATCAGCGTGTACACATTCACATCAGGGCAGGCTATGTTTTTCTACATCCGACCACTAAACACAAACTGGATGATATTCCAATCGCCCCTTTTGTATCTGAGCTTAGCAGCAATATTTTCGTTTCTCACAACATACGGCTGTTGCCAGACAGGTGCTTTAGTAAATAGGTTCAGTGCTTTTCTCCGTGTGTTACCAGTACTCGCGGCGTGGATAAACAGCATTTTGCCATTTGTAGTTGGCGTGACACTATGTACCTGTCACGTAAGCAGCACATCTTGTACCTCTTTCTCTGCTTGCCACAGTGTTTCTCTCGACTACTTCTTTCGTCACGTCATTTGTACAGTGCTCGCGGGTTTTATGTACAGTACTCGGCTTCCAGAACGTGTCCTTCCCGGTAGATTTGATCTGATTGGAAACAGCCATCATTTTCTTCACATTTTCGTTGCCCTGGGAACCgaatttgctttcaaaatagtcGAATTTGACATCAGGCACAGGAAAGTTTGGCAAGAGCGTGAAAACATATTACAGGAGAAAACGGCTGAGGTAACAATAGCCAACACTGTGGGCGCAGCCATATTGGTGATGATTATCAACGCCGGAATGGCATTGTGGTTCTCAAGAGCCCTGAGAAACAGCGATACGAAAcatgaaaagaataattag
- the LOC136925864 gene encoding membrane progestin receptor gamma-A-like, which yields MATHKDDNSKRLQEDCEIPKSFRYPFIKSGYRPVYSTPWQCFKSLFYINNETFNIWSHLLTASFFVVRYTMVVYHQAYSFSDPFIWPLLSSAIGTLTMYFTSSIAHLFCCMSEKGCKTCFFFDYAAISVYTFTSGQAMFFYIRPLNTNWMIFQSPLLYLSLAAIFSFLTTYGCCQTGALVNRFSAFLRVLPVLAAWINSILPFIAGVTLCSCHASSTPCTSFSACHSVSLDYFIRHVICAVLAGFMYSTRLPERLLPGRFDLIGNSHHFLHIFAALGTEFAFKIIEFDTLNKNVWEKREDTLQGRTTEISLFNTVGAAILVMIINAGMALWFSRALRDNNSQKRKLR from the coding sequence ATGGCAACGCACAAAGATGACAACAGCAAACGTCTGCAAGAAGACTGCGAAATACCAAAGAGTTTTCGATACCCCTTTATCAAGTCCGGATATAGACCAGTTTACAGCACGCCATGGCAATGCTTTAAAAGTTTGTTTTACATCAACAATGAAACCTTCAACATTTGGAGTCACCTTCTCACTGCCTCCTTCTTTGTAGTTCGCTATACAATGGTTGTTTATCACCAGGCGTACTCCTTCTCAGACCCTTTTATTTGGCCATTGCTCTCCTCTGCTATCGGAACTTTGACTATGTATTTCACAAGTTCAATAGCTCATCTCTTCTGCTGTATGTCTGAAAAAGGCTGCAAGACCTGTTTTTTCTTTGACTACGCAGCCATCAGCGTGTACACATTCACATCAGGGCAGGCTATGTTTTTCTATATCCGACCACTAAACACAAACTGGATGATATTCCAATCGCCCCTTTTGTATCTGAGCTTAGCAGCAATATTTTCGTTTCTCACAACATACGGCTGTTGCCAGACAGGTGCTTTAGTAAATAGGTTCAGTGCTTTTCTCCGTGTGTTACCAGTACTCGCGGCGTGGATTAACAGCATTTTGCCATTTATAGCTGGCGTGACGCTATGCAGCTGTCACGCAAGCAGTACACCTTGTACTTCTTTCTCCGCTTGCCACAGTGTCTCTCTTGACTACTTCATTCGTCACGTTATTTGTGCAGTGCTCGCGGGTTTTATGTACAGTACTCGGCTTCCAGAACGTCTTCTTCCCGGTAGATTTGATCTGATTGGAAACAGCCATCATTTTCTACACATATTCGCAGCCCTTGGAACAGAATTTGCCTTCAAAATCATTGAATTTGATACACTGAATAAGAACGTCTGGGAAAAGCGCGAAGATACATTGCAGGGAAGAACAACAGAGATATCCCTGTTCAACACTGTGGGCGCAGCaatattggtgatgattatCAACGCCGGAATGGCATTGTGGTTTTCAAGGGCTCTTAGAGACAACAATAGTCAAAAACGGAAACTTCGCTAA